One Bacillus amyloliquefaciens DSM 7 = ATCC 23350 DNA window includes the following coding sequences:
- the cotJA gene encoding spore coat-associated protein CotJA, with translation MKENQPFTPVKSYKPFHSRFDPCPPIGRKYFRTPPHLYMRFQPYHLEQFSPMEALKKGTLWKDLYDFYDNPYRGGIEYGEKD, from the coding sequence ATGAAAGAAAATCAGCCGTTTACACCGGTCAAATCTTATAAGCCCTTCCACAGCCGGTTTGATCCCTGCCCGCCGATCGGGAGAAAATACTTCAGAACGCCGCCGCATCTTTATATGCGGTTTCAGCCGTATCACTTGGAGCAGTTTTCTCCGATGGAGGCATTGAAAAAAGGGACCCTTTGGAAGGATCTTTACGATTTCTATGATAATCCTTATCGGGGGGGAATCGAATATGGCGAAAAAGATTGA
- a CDS encoding YesK-like family protein yields MWYFYLICLAAFCLNFGISALLRKKWPKKMWPECLLAVLGLAAFGTVVYSMVGVGGWEGMGLGLAAMFAGFGAAAGYAAEACVRVVRSNQKH; encoded by the coding sequence ATGTGGTATTTTTATCTGATCTGTCTGGCCGCGTTCTGTCTTAATTTTGGGATATCTGCTTTACTCCGTAAGAAATGGCCGAAAAAGATGTGGCCCGAATGTCTTTTGGCGGTGCTCGGCCTTGCTGCATTTGGTACGGTTGTTTACAGTATGGTCGGTGTCGGCGGCTGGGAAGGGATGGGCCTGGGGCTTGCCGCGATGTTTGCCGGTTTCGGAGCGGCCGCCGGTTATGCCGCTGAGGCGTGCGTTAGGGTCGTGAGATCGAATCAAAAACATTAA
- the cotJC gene encoding spore coat protein CotJC: protein MWVYEKKLQYPVKVSTCNPMLAKFLIEQYGGADGELAAALRYLNQRYTIPDKVIGLLTDIGTEEFAHLEMIATMIYKLTKDATPQQLRDAGLSDHYVNHDSALFYHNAAGVPFTASYIQAKGDPIADLYEDIAAEEKARATYQWIIDISDDPDLNDSLRFLREREIVHSMRFREAVEILKEERDKKKIF, encoded by the coding sequence ATGTGGGTATATGAAAAAAAGCTGCAATATCCGGTTAAAGTGAGCACATGCAACCCGATGCTGGCTAAGTTTTTGATTGAACAATACGGCGGGGCTGACGGCGAATTAGCCGCAGCGCTCCGGTATTTAAACCAGCGCTACACGATTCCTGATAAAGTGATCGGCCTATTGACGGATATCGGCACGGAGGAGTTTGCGCATTTAGAAATGATTGCGACGATGATTTATAAGCTGACAAAAGATGCGACCCCGCAGCAGCTGCGTGATGCAGGGCTCAGCGATCATTACGTCAACCATGACAGCGCGCTGTTTTATCACAATGCGGCCGGAGTTCCGTTCACAGCGTCTTACATACAGGCGAAGGGTGATCCGATCGCTGATTTATATGAAGATATTGCGGCTGAAGAAAAGGCGAGAGCGACGTATCAATGGATTATTGATATTTCCGATGACCCTGATCTGAATGATTCACTCCGTTTTCTGCGTGAGCGTGAAATCGTTCACTCCATGCGCTTCAGGGAAGCGGTTGAGATTTTAAAAGAAGAACGTGATAAGAAGAAGATTTTTTAA
- the cotJB gene encoding spore coat protein CotJB produces the protein MAKKIDDEYYRLLEQIQAADFVLVELTLYLDTHPHDRLALQQFHEYSRYSRQLRKRFEPEYGPLLQFGVSQVGAQWDWSRGPWPWQV, from the coding sequence ATGGCGAAAAAGATTGATGATGAATACTATCGGCTGCTGGAGCAAATCCAGGCGGCGGACTTTGTGCTGGTGGAGCTGACGCTTTATCTGGATACGCATCCACACGACCGCCTCGCGCTTCAGCAGTTTCATGAATATTCCCGGTACTCAAGGCAGCTGAGAAAGCGGTTTGAGCCTGAGTACGGACCGCTTCTGCAATTCGGCGTGAGTCAGGTCGGCGCGCAGTGGGATTGGAGCCGCGGTCCTTGGCCATGGCAAGTATAA
- the ant(6) gene encoding aminoglycoside 6-adenylyltransferase yields MRSENEMMKLILDIAMKDERIRLVTLEGSRTNKNVPRDRFQDYDISYFVTDMDSFTSDESWLDQFGERMMMQKPEDMELFPPELGDWFSYLMLFKDHHKIDLTLIPVNQTEHYFTQSDGLAEILLDKDDRIKRKIIASDEQYHIKKPTPREFDDCCNEFWMVSTYVIKGLMRKEILFALDHMNDILRPNVLRMIAWKIGIENQFSLSVGKNYKYIQKYMNAEDWEILLNTFVGNTYESVWKALFDCQGLFRAYSKSVAVLLRYEYPEYDQQITEYTLTHYQRFQSEFSL; encoded by the coding sequence GTGAGAAGTGAAAACGAAATGATGAAATTGATTCTTGATATTGCGATGAAGGACGAGCGAATCCGGCTTGTGACCTTGGAAGGATCAAGAACCAATAAAAATGTACCGAGAGACAGATTTCAAGACTATGATATTTCTTATTTTGTGACCGATATGGACTCCTTCACATCTGACGAAAGCTGGCTGGATCAGTTTGGCGAAAGAATGATGATGCAAAAACCTGAAGATATGGAACTTTTCCCTCCAGAACTCGGAGACTGGTTCTCCTACTTAATGCTTTTTAAAGATCATCATAAAATCGATTTAACTTTGATCCCTGTAAATCAAACAGAGCATTATTTTACACAGAGTGATGGTTTGGCGGAAATATTATTAGACAAGGATGACCGGATCAAGCGCAAGATTATTGCAAGTGATGAACAATATCATATAAAGAAACCGACTCCCAGAGAGTTTGATGATTGCTGCAATGAATTTTGGATGGTTTCAACCTATGTGATTAAAGGATTAATGCGTAAAGAAATACTGTTTGCGCTGGATCATATGAATGACATTCTAAGGCCTAATGTTTTGCGTATGATTGCGTGGAAGATCGGGATAGAGAATCAGTTTTCATTAAGTGTAGGGAAGAATTATAAGTATATTCAAAAATACATGAATGCGGAAGATTGGGAAATCCTGCTGAATACTTTTGTCGGCAATACTTATGAAAGCGTGTGGAAGGCATTGTTTGACTGTCAGGGTCTCTTTAGAGCATATTCAAAGTCAGTCGCTGTTTTATTGAGATATGAATATCCTGAATATGATCAGCAAATTACGGAATATACGTTGACACATTATCAGCGTTTTCAATCAGAGTTTTCATTGTGA
- the hmoA gene encoding heme-degrading oxygenase HmoA, with protein sequence MFVQIRKMTVKEGHADKVIERFSSEGVIEKQEGLIDVTVLEKKVRRGDEEVVVLIRWESEDHWKQWEKSEDHIAAHKANQGKPKPDYMLGTDVGMYHVKAVKTGVYGK encoded by the coding sequence ATGTTCGTGCAAATCAGAAAAATGACCGTAAAAGAAGGACATGCCGACAAAGTGATCGAACGATTCAGCTCAGAAGGCGTGATTGAAAAGCAGGAAGGTTTGATAGACGTAACGGTTCTGGAGAAAAAAGTCCGCCGCGGCGATGAAGAAGTCGTCGTGTTAATCCGCTGGGAGTCAGAAGACCATTGGAAGCAATGGGAAAAAAGCGAAGACCACATCGCGGCCCACAAAGCAAACCAAGGCAAGCCGAAACCCGATTATATGCTTGGGACGGATGTCGGTATGTATCATGTCAAAGCCGTTAAAACAGGCGTGTACGGAAAATAA
- a CDS encoding YezD family protein, with protein sequence MTSKGSVDPHVIEKIISALETIDFGTVQITVHNSQVTQIDKVEKYRFSLKSKEAKQQS encoded by the coding sequence ATGACGTCCAAAGGAAGCGTAGATCCGCATGTGATTGAAAAGATTATCAGTGCGCTGGAAACGATCGATTTCGGGACTGTTCAGATTACGGTTCATAATTCCCAAGTAACACAAATTGATAAGGTGGAGAAATACCGCTTTTCCCTGAAGAGCAAAGAAGCTAAACAGCAATCTTAA
- a CDS encoding ATP-binding cassette domain-containing protein — translation MGEEQDIITVTDLRKKYGSFEAVKGISFSVKRGELFAFLGTNGAGKSTTIDILCTLIKKTSGKVVIDGFTLGEGKENNHIRKKIGVVFQESILDERLTVFENIMNRGQYYHLSKAQVQENYQFVSDYLKLDDIKEKKYSDLSGGQRRRADIARAIIHKPTILFLDEPTTGLDPQTRVFVWNAIKRLQEETNMTIFLTTHYMEEAAVADNVVVIKEGRLIAEGTPSQLKDQYAFDSLHILFKQDVDPTAWFESKQLAFTVKNSIYSLRVESTLHAFDILKSLEGKVESFEVIKGNMDDVFIHIIEEQGSTLPVKGSIA, via the coding sequence ATGGGAGAAGAACAAGACATTATTACAGTAACGGATCTGCGCAAAAAATACGGATCATTTGAAGCAGTTAAAGGGATATCCTTTTCTGTCAAACGCGGTGAGCTGTTTGCATTTCTGGGAACGAACGGTGCGGGGAAATCAACCACTATTGACATTCTCTGTACACTGATCAAAAAGACATCCGGAAAAGTGGTAATTGACGGTTTTACGCTTGGTGAGGGGAAAGAGAACAATCATATCCGCAAAAAGATTGGGGTTGTCTTTCAAGAGAGTATTTTGGATGAACGATTGACCGTATTTGAAAATATCATGAATCGCGGACAATATTATCATTTAAGCAAAGCACAAGTTCAGGAAAACTATCAGTTTGTATCAGACTATTTAAAATTGGATGATATTAAGGAGAAAAAATACAGCGATTTGTCAGGCGGACAAAGAAGAAGAGCGGATATTGCCCGCGCCATCATCCATAAACCGACCATATTATTTTTAGATGAGCCTACGACAGGTCTTGACCCGCAAACGAGGGTATTTGTCTGGAATGCGATTAAAAGGCTGCAGGAAGAAACAAACATGACGATCTTTTTAACGACCCATTACATGGAAGAGGCCGCTGTGGCTGATAACGTTGTGGTCATCAAAGAAGGACGGCTGATTGCAGAGGGCACACCGAGTCAGCTGAAAGATCAATATGCGTTTGACAGTCTGCATATTTTGTTTAAGCAAGACGTTGATCCGACGGCATGGTTTGAAAGTAAACAACTGGCCTTTACGGTTAAAAACTCTATTTATTCTCTTCGTGTAGAGTCCACTCTCCATGCGTTTGACATTTTGAAAAGTCTTGAAGGAAAAGTCGAATCTTTCGAGGTGATCAAAGGGAATATGGATGATGTGTTTATCCATATTATCGAAGAACAAGGAAGCACTTTGCCAGTAAAGGGGAGCATTGCGTAA
- a CDS encoding DUF421 domain-containing protein yields MGHLFTVAWELVCGLGILFVILKLLGKTQFSQITPFDFISALILGELVGNAVYDKGVRIVEIIFASLLWGILIYFIELITQKVKSSRKLLEGEPNIVIHKGKLKYDVLKKNKLDINQLQSLLRQANCFSIQEAEYAILETNGMVSVLPKFPYDTTKNGDMQIKPKQVSLPVTLIIDGEVLYENLKEAGVKEEQLIQDLKKQNIKRTEDVFYAEWKHDKPLFVLPYEEKK; encoded by the coding sequence ATGGGACATTTATTTACAGTGGCTTGGGAATTAGTATGCGGTTTGGGTATTTTATTTGTGATTCTAAAATTGCTGGGAAAAACTCAATTCTCGCAGATTACGCCGTTTGATTTTATTTCCGCGCTCATCCTCGGAGAATTGGTCGGAAATGCGGTGTATGATAAAGGCGTCAGGATCGTCGAAATCATTTTTGCTTCTCTGTTATGGGGTATTTTAATTTATTTCATCGAACTGATTACGCAGAAAGTCAAAAGCTCCAGAAAGCTGTTGGAAGGCGAGCCGAATATTGTTATCCATAAAGGAAAACTGAAATATGATGTGCTGAAAAAGAATAAACTGGATATTAATCAGCTGCAAAGCCTTCTCAGACAGGCGAATTGCTTTTCCATACAGGAAGCTGAATACGCGATTTTAGAAACAAACGGGATGGTCAGTGTCCTGCCGAAATTTCCGTATGACACGACGAAAAACGGCGACATGCAAATCAAGCCGAAGCAGGTCTCTTTACCGGTCACACTGATCATTGACGGTGAAGTGCTGTATGAAAATCTGAAAGAAGCCGGGGTGAAAGAAGAACAGCTGATTCAGGACCTGAAAAAGCAGAACATCAAAAGAACGGAGGATGTATTTTATGCGGAATGGAAGCATGATAAACCGCTGTTCGTCCTTCCATATGAGGAGAAAAAATAA
- a CDS encoding MarR family winged helix-turn-helix transcriptional regulator: MELRHLPDYSQIAGHAEIYADMDAESLKTFLTLLDMSKKMNQVMEHYFSSHGLSEGKFKILMFLFDAPGHSLSPTELAKESNVTKATITGLIDGLARDGFVNRRRHTGDRRKISIDLTEEGKEKLMRFLPGHFSKISGAMESFTAEEKAELTKMLEVLFDKLLLFSGGRT, encoded by the coding sequence ATGGAGTTGAGACATTTGCCGGATTACTCGCAGATTGCCGGACACGCTGAGATTTACGCCGATATGGATGCTGAATCATTGAAAACATTTTTGACGTTATTAGATATGTCGAAAAAAATGAATCAGGTCATGGAGCATTATTTCTCAAGTCATGGACTGTCCGAAGGCAAATTCAAAATTTTGATGTTTCTGTTTGACGCGCCCGGCCACAGCCTGAGTCCGACGGAGCTGGCGAAAGAATCCAATGTCACCAAAGCGACCATTACTGGATTGATCGACGGACTTGCCCGGGACGGCTTTGTGAACCGCAGGCGGCATACCGGCGACAGACGAAAAATCAGCATCGACCTGACCGAGGAAGGAAAAGAAAAGCTGATGCGGTTTCTTCCCGGTCATTTCTCCAAAATTTCAGGTGCCATGGAAAGCTTCACCGCAGAAGAAAAAGCGGAATTGACAAAAATGCTTGAAGTTCTATTTGATAAGCTTCTGCTGTTTTCCGGCGGCAGAACATAA
- a CDS encoding immunity protein YezG family protein has translation MNNEKIGELYQKIAEHLNEMIPSQWEKIILYAEILEDSADIYFYFTTPNNSDYLFSHYIPEHFDVSEEIYDQLLIELQELFEELKEEFKLGNQDIWTNLTLKLENTGKFSIDYNYDDVLSSELDDLQRRDVWKYQNLGILPKDENDKEFVINYFGL, from the coding sequence ATGAACAATGAAAAAATTGGTGAACTATATCAAAAGATTGCTGAACATCTAAATGAAATGATTCCATCTCAATGGGAAAAGATCATTTTATATGCTGAAATACTTGAGGACTCAGCGGATATATACTTTTATTTTACAACACCAAATAACAGTGATTATTTATTTTCTCATTATATACCTGAACACTTTGATGTGAGTGAAGAGATTTACGATCAACTGCTAATTGAACTTCAAGAGCTATTTGAAGAACTAAAAGAAGAATTTAAACTAGGCAACCAAGATATTTGGACTAATCTCACTTTAAAATTAGAAAACACCGGAAAGTTTTCAATTGATTATAATTATGATGATGTTTTATCCTCTGAACTTGATGACCTTCAAAGACGAGATGTTTGGAAATATCAAAATTTAGGGATATTGCCTAAAGATGAGAACGATAAAGAATTTGTAATAAACTACTTCGGTCTATAA
- a CDS encoding ABC transporter permease, which yields MKSLSSLISRNIKIYFRDRTLLLLSLLSVFIVILLYAVFLQQTQLDAIKALVGSTDDSKAMVNEWMVAGLLSITAVTTTLGAFGIMVKDKESKRTYDFLTAPLSRATIQLSYVIHSFVIGLIFSFIAFLGCEIFLVSTGSKLLSGADILEVLGIIILSVALSSSINLFLTLFIHTQNAFSTLSTIVGTAIGFLCGVYVPIGGVPVFVQKIIMYFPISHTAVLFRKAFMTDSVDKVFKHASADQIQEYEKHYGIVYKLNGHFISTAASLWIIVITAIIFTVISIFIFKKQNK from the coding sequence ATGAAGTCTTTATCCAGTTTAATCAGCAGAAACATAAAAATCTACTTCCGTGATCGAACGCTTTTGCTTCTTTCTCTGCTGTCAGTATTTATCGTCATTCTGTTATATGCCGTGTTCTTGCAGCAGACACAGCTGGACGCCATTAAGGCGCTGGTTGGTTCGACAGATGATTCCAAAGCCATGGTGAACGAATGGATGGTGGCGGGATTGCTGTCCATTACAGCTGTAACAACGACTTTAGGCGCTTTCGGAATTATGGTGAAAGATAAAGAAAGCAAGAGAACGTATGACTTTTTAACAGCTCCTTTATCCAGAGCGACCATTCAATTGAGCTACGTCATTCATTCATTTGTTATCGGCTTGATCTTTTCCTTCATCGCCTTTTTAGGCTGTGAAATTTTTCTCGTTTCAACAGGCAGCAAGCTTTTAAGCGGAGCTGATATACTTGAAGTATTGGGTATCATCATTCTTTCAGTTGCTTTGTCAAGCTCCATTAATTTATTTTTAACGCTGTTTATTCACACACAAAATGCATTTTCAACGTTAAGTACGATCGTCGGAACAGCCATCGGTTTTTTATGCGGAGTATATGTACCGATCGGCGGCGTACCGGTGTTTGTACAGAAGATTATTATGTATTTCCCTATCAGCCACACCGCTGTTCTGTTCAGAAAAGCGTTTATGACGGACTCGGTTGATAAAGTATTTAAACATGCTTCTGCGGACCAAATACAGGAATATGAAAAGCATTACGGGATCGTCTACAAGTTAAACGGCCATTTTATCAGTACGGCTGCAAGCTTATGGATCATTGTTATTACAGCTATCATATTTACCGTCATATCTATTTTCATATTTAAAAAACAAAATAAATGA
- a CDS encoding GNAT family N-acetyltransferase: protein MTPFTITEETAGAFRVIPARKDDAKEVMDLLVSAAEWLRDKGSSQWSGLLQGEDTHNMRKAIAQGHVFLFRQKAELAGVVMLLPEASEWDRRLWGDEGHGESVYLHRLAIDRRFAGAGLGRTIMTWAETGVSCPGKTKIRLDCVSENKALQSFYSGMGYESKGLASGYHLFEKEMSK from the coding sequence ATGACACCATTTACGATCACGGAGGAGACGGCGGGGGCATTCCGGGTCATCCCCGCCCGGAAGGATGATGCAAAAGAGGTCATGGATCTGCTCGTGTCAGCGGCAGAATGGCTTCGGGATAAAGGGTCAAGCCAGTGGAGCGGCCTTTTACAGGGGGAAGATACCCACAATATGCGGAAGGCGATCGCCCAAGGACATGTTTTTTTATTCAGGCAGAAAGCAGAGCTGGCCGGCGTCGTCATGCTGCTTCCCGAAGCAAGCGAGTGGGACAGACGTCTTTGGGGCGATGAGGGCCACGGAGAGTCCGTGTATCTGCACCGGCTGGCGATTGACAGGCGGTTTGCAGGCGCCGGGCTCGGACGGACGATTATGACATGGGCGGAGACGGGTGTGTCTTGTCCGGGAAAAACGAAAATCCGGCTCGATTGCGTGTCCGAAAATAAGGCGCTTCAGTCTTTTTACAGCGGGATGGGATATGAATCAAAGGGATTGGCGTCAGGTTATCATTTATTTGAAAAAGAGATGAGCAAATAA
- a CDS encoding STAS domain-containing protein, translated as MNKDQLLHDYIITHSAELTEKWLKLRRKLRGRFYSEDQLSEEKKQLLIEQHTFTNTTIASALLEDPAVFQQNKEKWAAQVAKSRVEQDAQVHEVVEAIGNSRTVFWEAVTRFMDEHQDIVTSEDARRWNHLVNGSIDQLMTDFTEQYQILMISRLSSQQELISELSCPVILIADTIGTLPLIGAIDTERARVILETVPENCVAKRITNLVIDLSGVPIVDTMVAQQLYMLSKTLFLLGIRTVFSGIRPDVAQTSIQLGLDFSEYQTYGSLEQALASMGVTCIIEETKV; from the coding sequence GTGAACAAAGACCAATTACTTCATGATTATATCATTACACATTCGGCCGAGCTGACGGAAAAATGGCTCAAGCTGAGACGGAAGCTGAGAGGGCGGTTTTATTCCGAGGATCAATTAAGTGAAGAAAAGAAACAACTGCTGATCGAGCAGCATACGTTTACGAACACAACCATCGCCAGCGCTTTGCTGGAAGATCCGGCCGTTTTTCAGCAGAACAAAGAAAAATGGGCCGCACAGGTAGCGAAAAGCAGAGTGGAGCAGGACGCTCAGGTTCATGAGGTCGTTGAGGCGATCGGCAATTCAAGAACCGTCTTTTGGGAAGCGGTCACCCGTTTTATGGATGAGCATCAGGACATCGTAACAAGCGAGGATGCCCGCCGCTGGAATCACCTTGTCAACGGCTCAATTGATCAGCTGATGACGGATTTTACCGAACAGTATCAGATATTAATGATTTCGAGGCTGTCATCTCAGCAGGAGCTTATTTCCGAATTGAGCTGTCCGGTTATTTTGATTGCGGATACGATCGGCACCTTGCCGCTCATCGGTGCGATTGATACGGAACGGGCGCGTGTGATTTTGGAGACAGTTCCGGAAAACTGTGTCGCAAAACGGATCACAAACCTTGTGATTGATCTGTCCGGTGTGCCCATTGTCGATACGATGGTGGCGCAGCAATTGTACATGCTGTCGAAAACGTTATTTCTCCTCGGCATCAGAACAGTATTTTCCGGCATTCGGCCTGATGTGGCACAGACTTCAATCCAATTGGGACTTGATTTTTCAGAGTATCAAACATACGGCAGCCTGGAGCAAGCGCTCGCCAGCATGGGTGTCACATGTATTATTGAGGAAACAAAAGTGTGA
- a CDS encoding Bax inhibitor-1/YccA family protein: MQTAAYESKQSIMQRIITVFVFTLLVATIGLYTGQFIPPALMLPLSVLEVIMIFAAFWLRRKKAVGYAFVFTFAFISGMTLFPIISHYASAAGAYVVLEAFGSSFVIFAVLGTIGAKTKKDLSFLWSFLLVAVIALLAVGIFNIFSPLNSAAMMAYSVIGTIVFSMYILYDLNQIKHRDITADLIPLMALTLYIDFINLFINLLRFFGILNSDD, from the coding sequence ATGCAAACTGCTGCTTATGAGAGCAAACAATCTATTATGCAGCGCATTATAACGGTATTTGTGTTTACGCTGTTAGTTGCGACAATCGGCCTGTATACCGGCCAGTTCATTCCGCCGGCATTGATGCTTCCGCTGTCGGTCTTAGAGGTTATCATGATCTTCGCCGCGTTTTGGCTGCGCCGTAAAAAAGCCGTCGGATATGCGTTTGTCTTTACATTCGCTTTCATTTCAGGAATGACGCTGTTTCCGATTATCAGCCATTATGCGTCCGCAGCGGGCGCCTATGTCGTATTGGAGGCATTCGGCTCTTCATTTGTGATTTTTGCGGTGCTCGGCACGATCGGCGCTAAGACGAAAAAGGACTTGTCGTTTTTATGGTCCTTCTTGCTTGTCGCTGTTATCGCGCTTCTCGCGGTGGGGATCTTTAATATTTTCAGCCCGCTGAATTCCGCCGCCATGATGGCGTATTCCGTCATCGGCACGATTGTGTTTTCAATGTACATCTTATACGATCTGAACCAGATCAAACACCGGGACATCACGGCGGATTTGATTCCTTTGATGGCATTGACGCTTTATATCGACTTTATCAACCTGTTTATCAACCTGCTCCGGTTTTTCGGAATTTTAAACAGTGATGATTAA
- a CDS encoding VOC family protein, translated as MIKKIATVAVYTNDQQKAKTFWTEKAGFETVAEHPMGPNAFWLEVAPKGAGTHLVIYPKAMMKGAEHMKASIVFECEDVFAAYEQMKKNGITFLDEPKQMEWGTFVQFKDEDGHVFLLKS; from the coding sequence ATGATTAAAAAAATCGCGACAGTCGCCGTATACACTAATGATCAGCAAAAAGCGAAAACATTTTGGACGGAAAAAGCGGGGTTTGAAACCGTCGCTGAGCATCCGATGGGCCCGAACGCCTTTTGGCTTGAGGTAGCGCCTAAAGGAGCCGGCACTCATTTGGTTATCTATCCGAAAGCGATGATGAAAGGAGCCGAGCATATGAAGGCTTCTATCGTATTTGAGTGCGAAGATGTGTTTGCCGCATACGAACAGATGAAAAAGAACGGCATCACCTTTTTAGATGAACCGAAACAAATGGAATGGGGCACCTTCGTGCAATTTAAAGATGAGGATGGGCATGTTTTTCTCCTCAAATCGTAA
- a CDS encoding antitoxin YezG family protein, giving the protein METSKMEQLYQKIAEKINDMIPSEWMRVTLYAEILDDSREVYFFFNTQEDEEYIYSHDIPEHFQVSNRIYKNMLLDLQDLFDELRDEFKKQSSDIWTNLTLNLDRNGEFSIDYDYEDVLASKYTDTERQVIWEYKHLGITPISESSRKFLEQYLNEQ; this is encoded by the coding sequence ATGGAAACTTCAAAAATGGAACAACTATATCAAAAGATTGCTGAAAAAATAAATGATATGATTCCCTCCGAATGGATGAGGGTTACTTTATATGCCGAAATTTTGGACGACTCCAGAGAAGTTTATTTTTTCTTTAACACACAAGAAGACGAAGAATATATTTATTCACACGATATTCCAGAACATTTTCAAGTAAGTAATCGAATTTACAAAAATATGCTACTAGACCTTCAAGATTTATTTGATGAATTAAGGGATGAATTTAAAAAGCAATCTTCAGATATTTGGACTAACCTCACACTAAATTTAGATAGAAACGGTGAATTCTCAATCGATTATGATTATGAAGATGTACTCGCTTCAAAATATACTGATACTGAGCGACAAGTAATTTGGGAATATAAGCACTTGGGAATTACGCCAATAAGCGAGAGCAGCAGAAAGTTCCTTGAACAATATCTAAATGAACAATGA
- a CDS encoding YebC/PmpR family DNA-binding transcriptional regulator — translation MGRKWNNIKEKKASKDANTSRIYAKFGREIYVAAQQGEPDPESNQALKVVLERAKTYSVPKNIIERAIEKAKGGAEENFDELRYEGFGPNGSMIIVDALTNNVNRTAPEVRAAFGKNGGNMGVSGSVAYMFDATAVIGVEGKTADEALELLMEADVDVRDILEEDDSVIVYAEPDQFHAVQEAFKNAGVEEFTVAELTMLAQNEIELPEDAKAQFEKLIDVLEDLEDVQQVYHNVDLGE, via the coding sequence ATGGGCCGTAAGTGGAACAATATTAAAGAAAAGAAAGCATCAAAGGACGCAAATACGAGCCGGATTTACGCGAAGTTCGGCCGTGAGATTTATGTGGCGGCACAACAGGGCGAGCCTGATCCGGAATCGAACCAGGCTTTAAAAGTGGTGCTTGAGCGCGCGAAGACGTACAGTGTGCCGAAAAATATTATTGAGCGTGCGATTGAAAAGGCGAAAGGCGGCGCGGAGGAGAACTTTGACGAGCTGCGTTACGAAGGTTTCGGGCCGAACGGTTCAATGATCATTGTTGATGCGTTAACGAACAATGTAAACCGCACGGCGCCTGAAGTGCGCGCCGCATTCGGAAAAAACGGCGGAAATATGGGTGTGAGCGGGTCTGTCGCTTACATGTTTGATGCGACCGCCGTTATCGGTGTTGAAGGCAAGACGGCGGATGAAGCGCTGGAATTGCTGATGGAAGCTGATGTGGACGTTCGCGATATTTTAGAAGAGGATGACAGTGTTATCGTGTATGCCGAGCCTGATCAATTCCATGCCGTGCAGGAGGCATTCAAAAATGCCGGCGTTGAAGAGTTCACAGTTGCGGAGCTGACGATGCTTGCGCAAAATGAAATCGAGCTTCCGGAAGATGCGAAAGCTCAATTTGAAAAGCTGATTGATGTGCTGGAAGACCTGGAAGACGTACAGCAGGTTTATCACAATGTAGATTTAGGCGAATAA